From Novosphingobium sp. MMS21-SN21R, the proteins below share one genomic window:
- a CDS encoding TetR/AcrR family transcriptional regulator, with amino-acid sequence MEAVVPLPSNPTLQSARKAFARAHICQAARELFFRQGYGATTFDQIANAAGTRRTTLYSHFRDKAEILEQIADEYQDGLCAMVDLLHGPVPDRDQVQAWIAEIVGFVRRERAPATLIIGLGIGQDTPDAIQRTSERFAQTLATHISAFAKAANRAPENARASAWAKVVLRELSLACLQAARDDSNSEDALAVATDLFAWFVREHA; translated from the coding sequence ATGGAAGCCGTCGTACCTTTGCCTTCGAACCCTACGCTGCAATCTGCCCGAAAGGCGTTTGCCCGCGCGCACATCTGCCAGGCCGCGCGCGAATTGTTTTTTCGGCAGGGATATGGTGCCACCACGTTCGATCAAATCGCCAATGCCGCTGGTACACGCCGCACCACGCTCTATTCGCATTTTCGCGACAAGGCAGAAATCCTCGAACAGATTGCCGACGAATATCAGGATGGGCTGTGCGCAATGGTGGATCTGCTGCATGGCCCGGTGCCAGACCGGGATCAGGTGCAGGCATGGATCGCTGAAATAGTCGGATTTGTTCGCCGGGAACGCGCGCCCGCCACGCTGATCATCGGGCTTGGCATTGGTCAGGATACCCCGGACGCCATCCAGCGCACCAGCGAACGCTTTGCCCAGACACTGGCAACGCACATTTCGGCCTTTGCCAAAGCGGCCAATCGCGCGCCTGAAAACGCCCGCGCCTCGGCCTGGGCCAAAGTCGTGTTGCGCGAACTCAGCCTTGCCTGTCTTCAGGCCGCACGTGATGATAGCAACAGCGAAGATGCCCTCGCCGTTGCCACCGATCTGTTTGCATGGTTCGTGCGCGAACACGCCTGA
- a CDS encoding thiolase family protein — MSDAYIVGAGMIPFGRYPDRTYFQLAADATLMALDDCGLSIKDVGAVYASSTFNAASMLGQKMMQQIGQTGVQIVNVSNACASGATAVREAYVAIKSGLYDVVLAVGAEKNPRGMLAGSPVDGPPPEGLFGSVSMPALFAEAGMVHANAYGTTLAQFAQVAVKNHHHATMNPKAAYRKETPLEEVMASEMIAYPLTKLMCSANVDGAAALIMVSEKKARELGLGRAVRLRGSALTSDPFEPRNPDMLDPNSVTRLAVAQAYEMAGMGPEDLDLVELHDCFATAEILHYENLGLCGEGEAGRFIDSGATALGGSIPVNVSGGLLSKGHPIGATGVANMVEIIDQLRGEAGARQVAGARIGLTHVLGFGVGAAAGVHIFEKA; from the coding sequence GTGAGCGATGCCTACATCGTCGGTGCGGGGATGATCCCCTTTGGCCGCTATCCCGACCGGACCTATTTCCAGCTTGCCGCTGACGCCACGCTGATGGCGCTGGATGATTGCGGCTTGTCGATCAAGGATGTCGGCGCGGTCTATGCCTCGTCGACCTTCAACGCAGCGTCGATGCTGGGCCAGAAGATGATGCAGCAGATCGGCCAGACCGGGGTGCAGATCGTCAATGTATCCAACGCTTGTGCATCGGGTGCAACCGCCGTGCGCGAAGCGTATGTGGCGATCAAGAGCGGTCTTTACGATGTGGTGCTGGCCGTTGGCGCTGAAAAGAACCCGCGCGGGATGCTGGCGGGATCGCCCGTGGATGGCCCACCGCCCGAAGGCCTGTTCGGTTCGGTATCGATGCCTGCGCTGTTTGCCGAAGCGGGCATGGTCCACGCCAATGCCTATGGCACGACGCTGGCCCAGTTTGCGCAAGTTGCGGTCAAAAACCATCATCACGCCACGATGAATCCAAAGGCTGCCTACCGCAAGGAAACGCCGCTGGAAGAAGTGATGGCCAGCGAAATGATCGCTTATCCGCTGACCAAGCTGATGTGTTCGGCCAATGTCGATGGTGCGGCAGCCTTGATAATGGTGTCCGAAAAGAAGGCCCGCGAACTGGGCCTTGGCCGCGCGGTGCGCTTGCGCGGGTCGGCACTGACGTCTGATCCGTTCGAGCCGCGCAATCCCGACATGCTCGATCCCAATTCGGTCACGCGCCTCGCCGTGGCGCAGGCTTATGAAATGGCCGGCATGGGTCCGGAAGATCTGGACCTTGTCGAGCTGCACGATTGCTTTGCGACCGCAGAAATCCTGCATTACGAAAACCTTGGCCTGTGTGGCGAAGGTGAGGCAGGGCGGTTTATCGATTCCGGCGCAACGGCGCTGGGCGGCAGCATACCGGTCAACGTATCGGGCGGGCTTTTGTCAAAGGGCCATCCGATTGGCGCCACCGGCGTTGCCAACATGGTTGAAATCATCGACCAGTTGCGTGGCGAGGCAGGTGCGCGGCAAGTGGCGGGTGCCCGGATCGGCCTCACCCATGTGCTTGGCTTTGGCGTGGGTGCCGCAGCTGGGGTCCACATTTTCGAAAAGGCCTGA
- a CDS encoding OB-fold domain-containing protein: protein MASNSGLMAKAGNKSVRVGADGTAWIEGYRCEDCGAVMAVPTMACRACASRVPPAPYRSAQTGKLYTWSIVHRSYPGVAVPFVSAIVDLDGGLSFKGTLKGVAPEALKAGLPVRLVFDDAGGTSDADGSPYVGFHFVAGDAQ from the coding sequence TTGGCGTCTAATTCAGGCCTCATGGCCAAGGCAGGAAACAAGTCGGTGCGCGTGGGTGCAGATGGCACTGCCTGGATCGAGGGTTACCGTTGTGAGGATTGCGGTGCTGTAATGGCGGTGCCGACGATGGCATGTCGGGCCTGCGCGAGCCGGGTGCCGCCGGCGCCTTACCGGTCAGCGCAGACGGGCAAGCTTTACACATGGTCGATTGTCCATCGCAGCTATCCCGGTGTGGCCGTGCCGTTTGTGTCGGCGATTGTCGATCTTGACGGTGGCCTTTCCTTCAAAGGGACGCTGAAGGGTGTTGCGCCCGAAGCGCTGAAGGCCGGATTGCCGGTGCGCCTCGTGTTCGATGATGCTGGCGGCACGAGCGATGCCGATGGCAGCCCCTATGTCGGCTTTCATTTCGTAGCAGGAGACGCCCAGTGA
- a CDS encoding TonB-dependent receptor domain-containing protein, producing MAKVFYNSLFATTALALTLPTAAFAQEAADSTDSQAQVGEILVLARRTAERLQDVPVSVQVVTGEALANQNITSVDEIGKLAPGLSLVNAGANTSVTLRGVTWQPGSGTPATPIYFNEVPFNPGDTISTLFDIGQIEVQRGPQGTTRGAPSISGAVTVTTKKPDLAEWGGYVSGFYGQANHSDIQGAISIPLIKDVLAVRLAANIEDGEGSRIYSVNSNIKPLLKDRTLRATVLLKPTDTLTFNAMYQRRKTQKRFYAQVVGTGSPGFAAIRIPANFNGPALTGEDRAAVQDRPGSVDEHYDILTASADWEVLGHTVSYNYGRAFSRNKPSFAEVDPLNILPGFSPFTSPSNIGLPKFVTNEARISSIKNPDRPFDYDIGWFSRSSDGVQNFDAPTYLPGAFGNPATAFPGAVTTPNPAYVLNSSTNIGLGQRFDSFYGNIRFYITDRTELSGGIAILKDSIPVAVDIKTFAARVSSGSLAAIVSQFPAQFQPLITSCEIAGAFARNPLLVTSQSYPGTCDAALPNGFRNSSQSNNDKYSKAVYKFSLSHKFNDDFMVYATTGSSYRSGLPAINNPGLPSIYLTPKPETAKSYELGVKSAFSRNLQVNLAVFQLDYKDQLTTFEGVRYFNTVANAVAQTSLAFYRNIDARVRGFELEIAARPIDNLTLGANVSYSQIKSQGGTGPCNDVTRPINAANPINTCPIAKGTVLNTQAPFQASFNGAYQQPLTDSMGAYFRFNVNVQGHNPNFGNFRTGTTFKDTPSYAVADLFLGLNDSDGAWDLGVYAKNAFNKQTELNRILTANTIFPSFAAPSGYDVVRYNAPREIGVSLRYAFGSR from the coding sequence ATGGCCAAGGTTTTCTATAATTCGCTCTTTGCTACGACAGCGCTCGCGCTGACGCTGCCGACCGCAGCATTCGCGCAGGAAGCCGCCGACAGTACAGATTCGCAGGCGCAGGTTGGCGAAATTCTGGTTCTTGCGCGTCGTACCGCTGAACGTCTGCAGGACGTTCCGGTCAGCGTCCAAGTGGTCACCGGCGAAGCGCTCGCCAACCAGAACATCACCTCGGTTGACGAAATCGGCAAGCTCGCTCCGGGCCTTTCGCTGGTGAATGCTGGGGCGAACACCTCGGTCACGCTGCGCGGCGTTACCTGGCAGCCGGGTTCGGGCACGCCTGCGACCCCGATCTATTTCAACGAAGTGCCATTCAATCCGGGTGACACGATCTCGACCCTTTTCGACATCGGCCAGATCGAAGTACAGCGCGGCCCGCAGGGCACGACGCGCGGCGCCCCATCGATCTCTGGCGCAGTGACCGTGACCACCAAGAAGCCAGATCTCGCTGAATGGGGTGGCTACGTTTCAGGCTTCTACGGCCAGGCCAACCACAGCGACATTCAAGGCGCGATCAGCATTCCACTTATCAAGGATGTGCTGGCTGTCCGCCTTGCAGCCAATATCGAAGATGGCGAAGGTTCGCGCATTTACAGCGTCAACAGCAACATCAAGCCGCTTCTTAAGGACCGCACGTTGCGCGCAACCGTGCTGCTGAAGCCTACCGACACACTCACCTTCAATGCCATGTACCAGCGCCGCAAGACCCAGAAGCGGTTTTACGCGCAGGTTGTCGGCACCGGCAGCCCCGGTTTTGCCGCAATTCGCATTCCCGCCAATTTCAACGGCCCTGCGCTGACCGGTGAAGATCGCGCTGCGGTGCAGGACCGCCCGGGTTCGGTTGATGAGCATTACGACATCCTGACCGCCAGCGCGGATTGGGAAGTGTTGGGCCACACCGTAAGCTACAACTATGGCCGGGCGTTCAGCCGCAACAAGCCAAGCTTTGCAGAGGTCGATCCTCTGAACATCCTGCCTGGCTTCTCGCCGTTCACCTCGCCTAGCAACATTGGCCTGCCGAAGTTCGTGACGAACGAAGCTCGCATTTCGTCGATCAAGAACCCAGATCGTCCGTTCGACTATGATATCGGCTGGTTCTCGCGCAGCAGCGACGGTGTTCAGAACTTCGATGCTCCGACCTACCTCCCCGGGGCATTCGGCAACCCTGCGACCGCATTCCCGGGTGCAGTGACCACACCGAATCCTGCCTATGTGCTCAACAGCTCGACCAATATCGGCCTGGGTCAACGTTTCGACAGCTTCTACGGCAACATCCGTTTCTACATTACGGACCGTACCGAGCTCAGCGGCGGCATCGCTATCCTGAAGGACAGCATCCCGGTCGCAGTTGACATCAAGACGTTTGCTGCACGTGTAAGTTCAGGTTCGCTGGCCGCCATCGTCAGCCAGTTCCCGGCGCAGTTTCAGCCGCTGATCACCTCGTGCGAAATTGCAGGCGCATTTGCCCGCAACCCGCTCCTGGTTACCAGCCAGTCCTATCCAGGCACCTGCGACGCGGCTTTGCCAAACGGCTTCCGCAACTCCAGCCAGAGCAACAACGACAAGTACTCGAAAGCGGTCTACAAGTTCTCGCTTTCGCACAAGTTCAACGACGACTTCATGGTCTATGCGACGACCGGCAGCTCCTATCGCAGCGGTTTGCCTGCGATCAACAACCCGGGCCTGCCAAGCATCTACCTTACGCCAAAGCCCGAGACTGCAAAGTCTTACGAACTCGGCGTAAAGTCGGCGTTCAGCCGCAACCTGCAGGTAAACCTGGCTGTGTTCCAGCTTGACTACAAAGATCAGCTGACCACGTTCGAAGGTGTTCGCTACTTCAATACGGTTGCAAACGCCGTCGCCCAGACCAGCCTTGCATTCTATCGCAACATCGATGCCCGCGTACGTGGCTTCGAACTCGAGATCGCTGCACGTCCGATCGACAACCTGACGCTGGGCGCCAATGTCAGTTATTCGCAGATCAAGTCGCAGGGAGGTACCGGCCCTTGCAACGACGTGACCCGTCCGATCAACGCTGCCAACCCGATCAACACCTGCCCGATCGCCAAGGGAACCGTGTTGAACACGCAGGCTCCGTTCCAGGCTTCTTTCAACGGCGCATACCAGCAGCCGCTGACGGATTCGATGGGGGCGTATTTCCGGTTCAACGTCAACGTTCAGGGCCACAACCCGAACTTTGGCAACTTCCGGACCGGAACGACATTCAAGGACACACCGTCCTATGCCGTGGCTGATCTGTTCCTCGGCCTGAACGACAGTGATGGTGCTTGGGATCTGGGCGTTTACGCCAAGAATGCCTTCAACAAGCAGACCGAACTTAACCGTATCCTGACCGCAAACACGATCTTCCCGTCGTTTGCCGCACCTTCTGGCTACGACGTTGTCCGGTACAATGCGCCGCGTGAAATTGGTGTATCTCTGCGCTACGCGTTCGGTTCACGCTGA
- a CDS encoding alpha/beta hydrolase — protein MNALFPSRILRGLAGIILALLGLAAIGLFAPSIPVLGEVGPLLMASHGPWISILALVGAIWAGVRWRRNRRRMAFVVALLALTATLGMTFGQLRQISVAQANDVKIDLAQALLASGQAVGSAVPQTIIYARQGGQDLPIDIYKPVGAASGRSAPIFIYVHGGGWGAETLRQRQADLRWFSERGYLVMSFEYPLATEDRPTWNVTQPLLGCALVWAKANAAQLGGDPARMALWGESAGGNLAINIAYMANAGTLKPACAGSLPKIGAIAALYPVVDPERMYHNPAPLIGVFGRMMTTRYTGGTPAQYPDRYHEIGSATHITAKAPPTLLIIPEADHLVVPEAAYAFAEKASAAGIKARLLRMPFAEHSFDLRSGSIGNQFVRQAMLGFLAENGLEP, from the coding sequence ATGAACGCATTGTTTCCGTCCCGGATACTGCGCGGCCTGGCGGGGATCATACTTGCTCTGCTGGGCCTCGCAGCCATCGGCCTGTTCGCACCATCCATCCCAGTTCTGGGTGAGGTCGGCCCACTGTTGATGGCCAGCCATGGCCCATGGATTTCAATCCTGGCACTGGTCGGCGCAATCTGGGCTGGTGTTCGTTGGCGCCGCAACCGCAGGCGAATGGCCTTCGTTGTGGCACTTCTGGCATTGACGGCGACACTCGGCATGACGTTCGGACAGCTTCGGCAAATATCCGTGGCGCAGGCCAATGATGTAAAGATCGATCTGGCTCAGGCCCTTCTTGCAAGCGGGCAGGCAGTCGGCAGCGCTGTACCACAGACGATAATATATGCCCGCCAAGGCGGGCAGGACTTGCCAATCGACATATACAAGCCGGTCGGCGCAGCATCAGGCAGGTCCGCTCCAATCTTCATCTATGTTCACGGCGGAGGGTGGGGCGCCGAAACGCTGCGCCAGCGCCAGGCCGACCTTCGCTGGTTTTCTGAACGCGGCTATTTGGTTATGTCGTTCGAGTATCCGCTGGCAACCGAAGACAGGCCGACATGGAATGTCACGCAGCCGTTGCTTGGTTGTGCCCTTGTATGGGCCAAAGCCAATGCAGCACAACTAGGTGGCGATCCGGCAAGAATGGCGCTCTGGGGTGAATCGGCGGGCGGAAACCTTGCCATCAATATTGCCTACATGGCCAACGCCGGAACCCTGAAGCCCGCGTGTGCAGGATCACTTCCCAAGATTGGCGCCATCGCAGCGCTCTATCCTGTCGTCGACCCTGAACGGATGTACCACAATCCGGCACCGCTGATAGGCGTGTTCGGCCGCATGATGACCACGCGGTATACCGGCGGCACACCGGCGCAATACCCTGATCGATATCACGAAATCGGTTCGGCCACGCATATCACCGCAAAAGCGCCGCCCACCTTGCTGATCATCCCCGAAGCCGATCATCTGGTGGTGCCCGAAGCAGCTTACGCCTTTGCCGAAAAGGCAAGCGCTGCAGGGATCAAGGCACGTCTGCTGAGAATGCCCTTTGCCGAACATAGCTTTGATCTGCGCAGTGGCAGCATTGGCAACCAGTTCGTCAGACAAGCGATGCTTGGCTTTCTCGCGGAAAACGGCCTTGAACCCTGA
- a CDS encoding glycoside hydrolase family 2 TIM barrel-domain containing protein — translation MALSIAASTAATAKALGKAEPMRDMLFDSDWRFHLGDAADAHLPQFDDAAWRKLSLPHDWSIEDRPGAPKQAEGWVPPVAMWNPGPHPKDAPVVSPEVPIVMASVHPTVPGGPPRKVGPFDVDQTGFGWGMGWTVGGVGWYRKHFTLAPLIANEKVEIRFDGAYLITEVWINGVKLGRNINGYMGFAFDLTPHLNANGLNIIAVRVANEGETARWYSGSGLFRHVWLNRTGNVRVPLYGVSTTTLDADAQSARVAIGVEVENAGAATTSVEYRIIARNARGKTVASTTGSLTVDAAKTARITADLAFSRPALWSPQSPALHTAEIELRSNGMVTDRYFQRFGIRTITVSPKLGLQINGKTHQLQGACLHHDHGILGAVAIDRAERRKVELAKAHGFNAIRCSHNPPTPYFLDVCDEMGMIVMDEAYDAWEEPKLMKQYTDRFFKEHWRIDLANMIRRDRNHASIAFWSIGNEIHEAISPRGVEIATMMRAVIREHDASRFITQAITASYSGKKGEAARAQLDVTSYNYSFNAVMKDSKDYPDLTFTTTETHSYDAWDIKQRMDQNPAYMGEFLWTGQDYIGEVGSGSSRLRSNTKPPEEEKKIIFGMDVSMLNFYVWDYPAYQSGSGEVDLLGQKKPPSHYRDVVWGRTKLALFVQRPVPEGYHEEQTAWGWPDVLESWNWDEANTQPMVVHIYSSAQEVALLLNGAEVARKALTDVDKMKTTLNVPYKPGTLVAVAYAGGKEVARKTLETVGAPAKLRLRAERKVIKGDASDLGYVFAEVTDAQGRIVPDAAVPLVFEVAGAGALRAAGSANPYGIESFQDGRTRSYHGTAMAIVQPVKRRGDAIVRVSSPGLAGSALTIQMKG, via the coding sequence ATGGCCCTGTCCATCGCTGCAAGCACTGCAGCCACCGCCAAGGCGCTTGGCAAAGCAGAGCCGATGCGCGACATGCTGTTCGACAGCGACTGGCGTTTCCACCTTGGCGATGCCGCAGATGCCCACTTGCCGCAGTTTGACGATGCCGCCTGGCGCAAACTTTCGTTGCCTCACGACTGGAGCATCGAAGACCGCCCCGGCGCACCGAAACAGGCCGAAGGCTGGGTGCCGCCGGTTGCCATGTGGAACCCCGGCCCGCACCCGAAGGACGCCCCCGTCGTCTCACCCGAAGTTCCGATCGTCATGGCCTCGGTTCATCCCACTGTGCCGGGCGGGCCACCGCGCAAGGTAGGGCCGTTCGATGTGGACCAGACCGGTTTTGGCTGGGGCATGGGCTGGACCGTTGGCGGCGTGGGCTGGTATCGCAAGCACTTCACGCTGGCACCGCTTATCGCAAACGAAAAGGTCGAAATCCGCTTCGATGGGGCGTACCTCATTACGGAAGTCTGGATCAATGGCGTAAAGCTTGGCCGCAATATCAACGGCTACATGGGCTTTGCTTTCGATCTCACCCCGCATCTCAACGCCAATGGCCTCAACATCATCGCCGTGCGCGTTGCCAATGAAGGGGAAACCGCGCGCTGGTATTCAGGTTCCGGCCTGTTCCGCCATGTCTGGCTGAACCGCACCGGCAATGTGCGCGTGCCGCTCTATGGTGTTTCCACCACAACCCTCGATGCCGATGCCCAATCCGCGCGCGTTGCCATTGGCGTCGAAGTTGAAAATGCAGGCGCTGCAACCACCAGCGTCGAATACCGCATCATCGCCCGCAACGCACGGGGCAAGACCGTTGCCAGCACCACAGGCAGCCTGACCGTGGACGCCGCCAAGACTGCGCGCATTACCGCAGACCTTGCGTTCTCGCGCCCGGCCCTATGGTCGCCGCAAAGCCCTGCGCTGCACACCGCTGAGATCGAACTGCGCAGCAACGGCATGGTGACGGACCGCTATTTCCAGCGTTTCGGCATCCGTACGATCACCGTTTCGCCCAAGCTTGGCCTGCAGATCAACGGTAAGACCCACCAGTTGCAGGGGGCCTGCCTGCATCATGATCATGGCATTCTGGGCGCGGTTGCCATTGACCGGGCCGAACGCCGCAAGGTGGAACTGGCCAAGGCGCACGGCTTCAACGCCATCCGCTGTTCGCACAACCCGCCCACGCCTTATTTCCTCGATGTCTGCGATGAAATGGGCATGATCGTCATGGACGAAGCTTACGACGCATGGGAAGAACCCAAGCTGATGAAGCAATATACCGACCGCTTCTTCAAGGAGCACTGGCGGATCGACCTTGCCAACATGATCCGCCGCGACCGCAATCATGCGAGCATTGCCTTCTGGAGCATTGGCAACGAAATCCACGAAGCGATTTCCCCGCGCGGCGTGGAAATTGCCACGATGATGCGCGCCGTCATCCGCGAACACGATGCTTCACGCTTTATCACGCAAGCGATTACGGCGTCCTATTCCGGCAAGAAGGGCGAAGCGGCCCGCGCCCAGTTGGACGTCACGAGCTACAACTATTCGTTCAACGCGGTGATGAAGGACAGCAAGGACTATCCGGACCTGACCTTCACGACCACCGAAACCCATTCCTATGATGCCTGGGACATCAAGCAGCGGATGGACCAGAACCCTGCCTACATGGGTGAATTCCTGTGGACCGGTCAGGATTACATCGGTGAAGTCGGCAGCGGATCATCGCGCCTGCGTTCAAACACCAAGCCGCCCGAGGAAGAAAAGAAGATCATCTTCGGCATGGATGTGTCCATGCTCAACTTCTATGTGTGGGATTATCCGGCCTATCAATCGGGCTCGGGCGAAGTGGATCTGCTCGGCCAGAAAAAGCCGCCAAGCCATTATCGTGACGTTGTCTGGGGCCGCACCAAGCTGGCGCTGTTCGTCCAGCGCCCCGTGCCCGAAGGCTATCACGAGGAACAGACCGCGTGGGGCTGGCCCGATGTGCTGGAAAGCTGGAACTGGGATGAAGCCAATACCCAGCCGATGGTCGTGCACATCTATTCCAGCGCACAGGAAGTGGCGCTTTTGCTCAACGGTGCCGAAGTGGCGCGCAAGGCGCTGACCGATGTCGACAAGATGAAGACCACGCTGAACGTACCGTACAAACCCGGCACGCTGGTTGCGGTCGCTTATGCCGGGGGCAAGGAAGTGGCGCGCAAAACGCTGGAAACAGTGGGCGCCCCTGCAAAGCTGCGGCTGCGTGCCGAACGCAAGGTGATCAAGGGTGACGCCAGCGATCTTGGCTATGTCTTTGCCGAAGTGACTGACGCGCAAGGGCGGATTGTGCCCGATGCCGCCGTTCCTCTGGTGTTCGAAGTGGCCGGTGCCGGCGCATTGCGGGCGGCAGGTTCAGCCAATCCTTATGGCATCGAAAGCTTCCAGGATGGTCGGACCCGCAGCTATCACGGCACGGCAATGGCCATTGTGCAACCGGTGAAGCGGCGCGGGGACGCGATCGTCCGCGTATCCA